The window GCGCGAAAGCCGCGGGACAGCGCCGCGCGCCAACCTGTAATGCTTCCAATCCGCCCGACGACGGGCGGCTCACGTGGGGATGGATATGCTGACAAGATGTGCCGTCGCGACGCTGGCGCTGCTCGCGAGCCTCGCCGGTGCCGCGGCCGACGACGCGCCCGCCGCCGGCGACGCCGCGCTGGGCGAGAAGGTCTTCACCAAGTGCAAGGCCTGCCACCAGATCGGCGAGGGCGCCCACAACGCGGTCGGCCCGGAGCTCAACGGCCTCATCGGCCGCAAGGCGGCCTCGGTCGACGGCTACAGCTATTCCGAAGCCATGAAGAACTCCGGCCTCACCTGGGACGAGGCGACGTTCAAGGAGTACATCCGCGACCCCAAGGCCAAGGTGCCGGGCACCAAGATGTCCTTCGCGGGCCTGCAGAAGCAGAGCGACATCGACAACGTCACGGCCTACCTGAAGAGCTTCGCGCCGGACGGCAAGAAGGTGCCCTGAGGGCTCTCGGTCCGGTCTCGGCCGCCGCTCCGGGACGAGCGGCGGTCCGTCTGGTCCGCTCGGCGTACACCCGCGACGAACCGGCCGGATCGGTCCCGCTCCGACCCGGACAGCATCTGACGCCGGGCTATGAAGTCCCGGACAGCAGCTTCGCCGCCGCGCCGACGATCTCGCGAGGGAGCACCGGCTTCTCCAGTCTCGTGACGCCTTCGAACTCCGCCGGGATGACGACCTGATCGTAGCCGGTGACGAACACGAAGGGGATGCCCTGGTCCTTCAGGATCTCGGCGATCTTGAACGTCGCGCCGTTTCCGAGGTTGATGTCGAGCAGGACGGCGTCGGGACGCTGCTCGGCCAGCTCCTCTCGCGTGGCAGCCTCGTTTCCGCAGGGGCCCAGAACCTCCGCCCCGGCACTCCGGAGCGCACGCGCCGCGTCGGTGGCTTGATAGTAGTCGTCCTCGACCACGAGGATGCGGCCACCCCTGAGATCAGGTTCGCCCGTCATGTCCAGCACTCCCCCGAACACGGTGGCGCGTTGCGGCGCCCCGGTTTCCAGCACGCTCGCGCCGCCCTTCAGCGGGAACTCGAAGTGACATCGGGCCCCCTCGGGCGTGATGACCAACCTTCCGCGCCCTTGGAGTTCGTAGGGGATGCGGCCTTCGATCAACTCGCTGCCGAACCCTTCGCGACGGGGCTCGTCCGATCGCGGGACCGGCCGCTCGGGCGCGCCATGCTCGGCCCAGTCGAGCGACAGCCAGCGTGTTCCGCGCTTCTCCACGATCTCCCAACGGACGTCGACCTTGCCGTCGGGGACGGACAGCGCCCCGTATTTCAAGGCGTTGGTCGACAACTCATGGAACGCCAGCGTCAGGACCTCGGCGGCCTTCGGCGAGATCTCGATGTCGGGACCTCCGACATCGTACTGGCCCTCATGCTGCGCCTAGACGCTGATCTCGTCCATGACGATGGTCCGCAGGCCGACGCTCACGTTGGCGGCCCGCGTGAGCAGGGCCTGGACGCGCGAGAACGCCAGCAACCGGCCGGCGAGGATCTCGGCATATTCGGGCACGCTGCCCGCCCGTTCCGCGCTGCGCGATGCGATCGCGCGGACGATGGCCATGATGTTGCGGACGCGGTGCTGGAGCTCCGCGAGGAGCACGCCCTGGTGCTCGGCGGCGAGCTTCTCGTCCGTCGCGTCATGGGCGATGCCGCCGATGCGGGGCACGTGGCCGTCGGCCCGGAGCGGGAAGTCCGTGTTCCGGATCCAGCGGAAGACGCCGTCCGACGGCCGCTGGATGCGGAACTCGTGGACCACCGCCTCGCCGCGCCGGGCCTGCTCCAGGTGCTCCAGTGCGGCGTCGCGGTCCTCGGGAACGATGAGCGAGGCCCATCGCTTCGGATCGCCGAGCAGCGCATCCGGCGGGACGCCGTAGATCGCCGCGATGGCGGGGCTCGCGTATTCCATCGCGAGCGTGGCCGCGTCCCTGATCCACAGAGCGTCCGAGGACGATGCGGCGAACTGCGCGAAGCGCGCCTCGCTCTCCTGCAGCGCGGCTTCGGTGCGCGCCCGCTCGACCGCCGCCCAGGTGCGCTCGGTCACGTCCTCGAGGAGGGCGAGGTCGGCCGCCGTCCATCGCCGCGGCGCCGACGAGATGGC is drawn from Lichenibacterium dinghuense and contains these coding sequences:
- a CDS encoding response regulator — translated: MSTNALKYGALSVPDGKVDVRWEIVEKRGTRWLSLDWAEHGAPERPVPRSDEPRREGFGSELIEGRIPYELQGRGRLVITPEGARCHFEFPLKGGASVLETGAPQRATVFGGVLDMTGEPDLRGGRILVVEDDYYQATDAARALRSAGAEVLGPCGNEAATREELAEQRPDAVLLDINLGNGATFKIAEILKDQGIPFVFVTGYDQVVIPAEFEGVTRLEKPVLPREIVGAAAKLLSGTS
- a CDS encoding c-type cytochrome, coding for MLTRCAVATLALLASLAGAAADDAPAAGDAALGEKVFTKCKACHQIGEGAHNAVGPELNGLIGRKAASVDGYSYSEAMKNSGLTWDEATFKEYIRDPKAKVPGTKMSFAGLQKQSDIDNVTAYLKSFAPDGKKVP